The Phormidium sp. PBR-2020 DNA segment CCGAACTTAATTCAAACCGTTCGTAACGTCGGCTATCGATTTAACCTCACGGGGGCAGAATCCCTAGCAGAACCGTTACCCACTCAAGACTTCCAGGATGCCTATAAGGCCAACAGTCATAGCCTCAATGGCTTAAATTCCACCGGGCCGATATCTGTTCCTGGTCATGGTAAACGGGGTGTTGTTCCCCAGTCCTCTCCTGTTGGCCATTCCGTGAGAGGGTGATGCAACGTCGGAAACCTGTTCAATTCTCACCAACATCCCATAGAATGAAAACGGAAAGACGCGGTCAGTGATTGATCGCGTCTTTCGTCTGTTCCATGGCGTTGGCTGACGTTAGGGAGTCAGTGGCGATCGCAGTTCCCTCTCATCGCCAAGTCATCGCCAAGCCATTGCCGGTGACTAGATCAGTTTGACCGCCCGCAGTCCCAGCAGTAACACCACAGCTAATGCAAATGCACCACCAACCATGAGCAGATATGCCACAACACCAGACATAAGGTTATCTCCTTTTTCATAAATACCTATTTGCCTTATTAAACCATGACGCAGTCCGTTATCCCTGTGAACTTGCCTCAAAACGCTTACGAGATCGCCTTGGCTTCCGATAGCCTAGATCGCTTGGGGTCCTGGATCAAATCCCTCAATCTAGGTCGTAAGCTGATGCTGGTGTCCAATCCTACGGTGTTTGGCTATTACGGTAAACGGGCGATCGCCAGCTTAGAGAGTACCGGCTTTGAGGTTCACCATCATCTCTTCCCTGATGGAGAGGAACACAAAACCCTAGACTCGGTTTCTGGACTCTACGACGCCGCCTTAGAGGTCGGCTTAGAACGCAACTCTACCTTCATTGCCCTTGGTGGCGGTGTGGTGGGAGATATGACCGGCTTTGCAGCCGCCACCTGGTTACGGGGGATTAACTTTATCCAAGTCCCAACCACCCTGCTGGCCATGGTTGATGCCTCCATTGGCGGCAAAACTGGGGTGAATCATCCCCAAGGTAAAAACCTCATCGGGGCCTTTTATCAACCCCGCCTAGTCCTGATTGATCCGATGGTTCTGGGAACCCTTCCCGAACGGGAGTTTCGAGCTGGGATTGCTGAAGTGATTAAATATGGAGTCATTTGGGATGCCGACTTATTCGGTCAGTTGGAAGCGGCCAAGAGTTTAGCCAGTCCCAGTAATCTCTCCAATCAACTCCTCCATGAAATCTTGATGCGATCATGCCAGGCCAAGGCAGAAGTCGTCAGTCAAGATGAAAAAGAAGCCGGATTACGGGCCATCCTCAACTACGGACATACCATCGGTCATGCCGTGGAAAGTTTAACCGGCTATACCGAACTGCTCCATGGGGAAGGGGTCGCCATTGGCATGATCGCCGCCAGCCGGTTAGCCGTAGCCCTCAAACTCTGGTCTGCCGAGGATGACGCGCGTCAAGCTCAGGTGATTGCCAACGCCGGATTGCCCACAACCATCCCCCCAGCCGTGGACATCGACGCCATTCTCGCCAAGCTCCAAACCGATAAGAAGGTCAAAGATGGACAAGTTCGCTTTGTCCTCCCCACCAGTATCGGCCATGCCATCGTCAGCGATCGCGTCCCCCCAGACCTGATCCAGGACACCCTCGCTGGACTCAAAAAACAATCAGTCCAAATATGACATCTCAACTCGATAAAAACCTTGTATTCAAAGGCTTTTCTCCAAAAAAAGAGTCCTATTTCAAATGACTTTTGGTAAACAAAAAAACAGAGGAAAGGGGAGAAATAAACATCCCCCTCCTCTTCCTCTGTGTCCTCCGTGACTCCGTGGTTCCCCTAAGACCAGGGCCCACGGCCATAGACCATGGTATAGAACCGTAGGCGATCGCGCAGTTCATCAGTGAGGTCTTCGGCCTGATAGCGCCATTCCCAGTTTCCCTGAGGAGAACTCGGGGCATTCATCCGGGCCTCCTCGCCCAATCCTAATAAATCCTGGAGCGGGAACACCGCCTGATTGGCATTGGTACTCAGGGCCAAACGAATCAAATCCCAATGGAACCCTTCCCCACGGGTGCAACCCAGATAGTCCCAAACCCGTTGATTGTCTTCCTCACTGCGGCTGTTATACCAGCCCATGGTAGTGTTGTTATCATGGGTTCCGGTATAGACCACAAAGTTATTCGAGCCATAATTAAAGGGTAAATAGGGATTATCCCAACCCGAGTCAAAGGCAAAATGGAGAATCTTCATGCCCGGAAAGCCGAACTTATCCCGTAAGGCTTCCACTTCCGGGGTAATAATCCCCAAATCTTCAGCGACAATCGGCAGTTCTCCCAACTCCGCCTTCAGTTTCTCAAAAAACTCATAGCCGGGGGCTTCCACCCATTCCCCATTCATCGCGGTTGTATCCTCGCCCGGAACCGCCCAATAGGCTTCAAAGCCTCGGAAATGGTCAATGCGAATCAAATCCAGGCGATCGAGGACCGCGTGGAACCGTTGCATCCACCAGCGCAAATCGGTTTCGAGGAGTTTCTCCCAGTTATAAATGGGATTGCCCCAGAGTTGGCCCGTTTCACTGAAATAATCCGGGGGAACCCCAGCCATCAGCGACGGTTTACCCGTGTCCTCATCCAAACAGAAGATTTCCCGATGGGACCAAACATCGGCACTATCATGAGCCACATAGAAAGGGATATCGCCAAACATCTGCACCCGGCGATCGTTGGCGTATTGCTTCAGGGCTGACCATTGCCGGAAAAACTCGTATTGTAGATACTTGCGGAAATCAATCTCCTCGGCCAGTTCATCGCGCCATTTATCTAAGGCGGCGGGGTCCCGTTTCGCGACGGGTTCATCCCATTCGTGCCAACTGGCGTTATTGAAGACTTCCGTTTTTAGGGAGATAAACAGGGCGTAGTCATCCAGCCAATGGGCCTTCTCCTTGCAAAAGATGACAAAGTCTTCCTGTTGATCCGACGAGGCGCGACTGCGGAGATTTTTGTAGGATTTCCGTAGCAGGCGAGTTTTCACCCGATCGACCACATCAAAATCAACGCGATCGCCCCGCGACTCAGGGGCTTCCTCTAAATCGGCATCCGTCAGCAAGCCATCATCCCGCAACAACTCTAAACTGAGCAACAGGGGATTCCCTGCCATCGCCGAATAGGACATATAAGGGGAATTGCCATATCCCGTCGGCCCGAGGGGGAGAATTTGCCATAACTGCTGGCCACTCCCCTCCAGGAAATCTACGAAGCGATAGGCTTCCGGGCCTAAATCACCAATCCCAAAACGACCGGGTAGTGAGGTCGGGTGTAATAAAATTCCACTAGCTCTCGGAAATGGCATAATCGTTAACTGTCTTGGCGTTCAATAAAAAGTTCACTTGACTCTAACACGACCCTTCCGGGGAAACTGTCTTCATTTAGGCTTAATTTAATGCCGGAATATCGTAACCCCGCCCCAACTGTCGATTTATTGATTGAACTGAGCGATCGCCCTCAACGGCCCCTAGTCCTGGTTGAGCGGTTGAATCCCCCCCATGGCTGGGCGCTTCCGGGGGGGTTTGTGGATTATGGGGAGTCTGTGGAAACAGCGGCGCGACGAGAGGCCAAGGAGGAAACCGGGCTAACGGTGGAACTGGTGGAACTGTTCCATGTCTACTCCAACCCCGATCGCGATCCTCGCAAGCATACCCTCAGTGTGGTCTTCCTGGCCACGGCGAAGGGAACCCCCCAGGCGGGGGATGATGCGAAACATCTTCAGGTGTTCGGGCCCTGGGAAATTCCCCAAAATCTCTGTTTTGACCACGATCGCATCCTCGGCGACTATCTCAAGTATCGCTTCCACCGGATACGCCCTCGCCTGGATTAAGCCAGGGTCACCTCAGGGGAGAGATAAACATCCTGAATGGCATTTAGCAGTTGAACGCCCTCACTCAGGGGTCGTTGGAAGGCTTTGCGGCCCGAAATCAACCCCGCACCTCCGGCTCGTTTATTAATCACCGCTGTACGCACCGCTTGGGCGAAGTCGTTATCTCCCGATGCACCCCCGGAGTTAATCAAGGGAATGCGTCCTGCATAGCAGTTGAGGACTTGATAGCGGGTTAAATCAATGGGATGCTCGCTGCTGAGTTCGCTGTACACTCGTTCATCGGTGCGTCCGTATTTTTCGCCGGTGGCGTTGGCGACGGCGGGGAACCCCCCGTTGGACTGGGGCTGTTTCTGTTTGATAATATCCGCTTCTAGGGTCACCCCGAGATGGTTGGCTTGACCTGTGAGGTCGGCAGCGGTGTGATAGTCTTGGTCTTGCTTGAAGACACCATGACGCAGATAACACCAGAGAATCGTCGCCATTCCTAACTCATGGGCGTGGGCGAAGGCCTGACCAATTTCTCGAATTTGTCGGGCCGATTCAGGAGAACCAAAGTAAATCGTCGCGCCAACCGCTGTTGCACCTAGGTTCCAGGCTTGTTCCACTTGGGCGAAGGGGATTTGGTCGTAACGGTTGGGATAGGTCAGCAACTCGTTATGGTTGAGTTTGACGATGAAGGGGATGCGGTGCGCATAGCGACGGGAGACGATACCCAGGCCGCCGACGGTGGTGGCGATCGCATTACAACCCCCTTCAATGGCCAGTTTAACCAGATTCTCTGGGTCGAAGTAGGCAGGATTGGGGGCAAACGAGGCGGCGGCGGTATGCTCAATCCCTTGGTCGACGGGCAAGATGGAGAGATAGCCGGTATTGGCTAAGCGTCCGCTGCTGAATAACTGCTGTAAACTTCGCAAGACTTGGGGATTGCGATCGCTCTGGGCGAAGATCTCATCCACAACATGAGGGGAGGGATGATGTAATGAGTCGGAGGATAGCCGACAACGATGGGTTAACAGATCTTCGGCTTCGTTACCGAGATACTGTTCAAGGGCGTGGGTAGTTCTTACGGCGGTAGTCATTAAAAATTCTCTTTAAGCTCGACATCATAGTTGGGACATCTGGCTTAGAGCGACTGATTGAAGTGAGCTAAACCAGTATCCATAACTACCCTAACGAGCGCATCCCCCGCGATGTCTCCATCTATAGGGGGAACTTCCCATCAGTTGCAGCAACGACTCGCTGCAACTGATGACTCTCTATCTCTCGATCAGGGGAGCTTGGCAAATCCACACACAGTCACGGGGGACGCTGGTGGTATCTTTGAGCAACACCTGATAATTGAGTTCGTTGAGAAACTTCTCCATAATCTCATTGGTCATGACTGAAAACGCCGAACCATGACGTTTCCCCATGAGGTTAATATCGATTTCCCTGAGGAACTTTTGCCAGCCTAGGTCACTGAGGACATTAGTATGGTGAAAGACACAAAGGCGATCGCCCTTCAAGAGTCGTGGAATTTGTCGCAGATAGTTAAAAATATCTCGCGGTTCCACATGAACCATGGTGTCATAGCAAAAGCAGACATCAATGGAATGAGCCGCCAACGGCTCCAGGCTAATCCCATCGAGTTTACAATACTCGACTCGCTCACTCCCTAACCGCGCTCGGGTGGCATCGAGCATCTTCTGGGAGATATCAGCACAGATTAAACGCTGGGCGTATTTCCGTAACAGTTGGCTGGTTTTACCCCCACCGACTCCAATTTCTAACACCACCTGATCCGAGCGGATATAGGGAGCGATAAACTGCGTCTCAATCAGAGTTTCATACTCCGCCAAGGAGGCCGCAGCTCCCGCCCCTTGACCGGCCCACTCATCCCCGATATACTCCAGCTCGGGATGAATCGTTTGCCAGGCTTGGGCATAACAATCCCAAGCGCCTTCGTAATCAATGCCTTCTTTTGGACTGTCCATGGAGAGTTGCGCGTAACGGTAATTCAGTCCCCCGCTCTCGGAGTCGGAGTCTGACAACCCTATCATAAGCGCTTGGGGAATCCTCTGGCTCGCCATAGGCTATGATGCTCCTGGCGGCTGTCCTGCACGACTCCTGATAATGCCCTTGATGACTGCTTCTTCTAATCCTGATTTAGTTGCCGCGATTCGCGAGCAGATTCTCCACAGCCGTGAGCAGCGACTGTCTTTTGCCGATTACATGGCGGCGGCCCTCTATCATCCTCAGCAGGGCTATTATGCACGAGGGGCGAAGCTCGGAGCCAGTGGCGATTTTGTTACCTCGTCTCATTTAAGTGCTGATTTTGGTGAGTTGTTGGCAGAACAATTTATTGAGATTTGGACGTTTTTAGGCTGTCCTAAACATTTTGATTTGGTGGAAATGGGAGCCGGTCAAGGTATTTTAGCGGTTGATATTTTGCGCTATATCAATAAGAATAAACCTGAATTTTTCCAGGTACTTACATACATTATTATTGAAAAGTCAGCCGTATTACGTCAGCAGCAACAGCAAATTCAAGGGGCAAACCTATGCTGGAAAACCTGGGATGATATCGCCGCTGAGTCCTTAGAAGGCTGTTTGTTTTCCAATGAATTAGTCGATGCTTTTCCCGTGCATCGCCTAAAACGAGAACAGGGACAATGGCGGGAATGTTATGTGAGTTGGGATGAGGCTAGCGGCTTTCAGGAGACCCTCGGGCCCCTATCAACTCCGGCACTAGCGACCTATTTTGAGCAGGTGGGGGTCAATGCTGAAGAGTTCCCCGACGGGTACACCACCGAGGTCAATTTGGCGGCCTTGTCTTGGTTAGAGACCCTGGCCCGGAAACTCAAACGGGGTTATGTCATTACCATTGATTATGGCTACGAGGCTCAGCGTTACTATCATCCCCAGCGATCGCGCGGAACCCTACAATGCTATCGCCAGCATCGGCATCATGATGACCCCTATAGCTTTGTGGGGGAACAGGATATTACGGCCCATGTGGACTTTACCGCTCTGCAACGTCAGGGCGATCGCTGCGGCTTGGATTACGAAGGATTTACCCCCCAGGCCCTATTCTTGATGGCCCTAGGATTGGGCGATCGCCTCGCGGCCCTCGGTCAAGGAAACCAAGTCGCAACCGGAGCCGATATTGTGCGGGTGATGCAGCGTCGAGAGGTGCTACATGGTCTATTCGATCCCCAAGGTTTGGGCGGATTCGGGGTTTTGGTTCAATCCAAGGGATTAGCAGCCGATCGCCCCCCCCTAAAAGGACTCACCACTCCCAGAATGTCTTAGAATCATAAAGGTCTATGCGTCAAATAACCCCAAACAGCCCATGATCGACCCGATGAATCCCTCCCTGCGTCAACTTCCCCGTCATGAACAAGCGGAGTTGATTCCTGCCAATAATGAAACTTCTCTCTTAGAATGGCTCCAAGCCACAGGGCGATTAATTCCTCGGGAGGAAGAGGAACGCTCCGCCCGCAAAGAAGAACTCGAAGAACTCGGCCTAATTGGCGAAGAAGATGATGGGTATACTGACACCGATACCGATACCGATGATAGCGACGACGAGGACGTCTAGCCAATTCTCAATCGTCATCCCCTAACTCGGCCTGAAGGTAACGGAGCGTCACTGTGTCATGAGGAATCGTTGTGGATACTAAAGTATCGAGATCAGACAGAAGACCCCTGAGCGGAACCACCCTCTCTTGGGGGTTGGCTCTGCTTCTGGCCCTAGGGGCGATCGCCCTCGACAGTTATCGCGGTAACTGGCAGACTCTGGGTGACTCCCTCACGCTCCCCTGGCTGCTGACTGCGATGGCCTCAGCTCAGATTGGCCGTTGGGGAGTCCCTCAGTTACGACAACTGAAGCTGAAACAGAGTATCCGTCAAGAAGGCCCTCAGGCTCATTTGCAAAAGGCAGGAACCCCAACCATGGGGGGAATTTTCTTTGTGCCCTTAGCGGTGGCGATCGCCCTCATTTGGGGCTATCTGACCCCCAGCATCGCCGGAGGAGGTCTTGCGGCACTCTGGGCCGTCTCGCTCCTAACCTTAGCCTACGGGTTTATTGGTTGGCTCGATGACTGGCAGGTGATTCGCCGTCGCTCCAATGACGGCATTTCCCCTCGAACCAAGCTTTCGTTACAAATTGGCGTTGCTTTTCTCTTTTGTGCTTGGGCCAAACTCAACCCAGACTTTTCCACTCAGACGACGGTTGAGTTCCCCGGAGGCTGGCTCTTACCCCTCGGGACCTTCTTCTGGATTGTCGCCGGCTTTGTGCTAACCGCCGAAAGTAATGCCACCAATCTCACTGATGGTTTAGATGGCCTCATGGCCGGAATCGGGGCGATCGCCTTCTTAGCCCTAGCCGCCATGGTCACCCCCGCTCATCCCAGTTTAGGACTCTTCTGCGCCTGTTTCAGTGGGGCCTGTTTAGGCTTTCTGGCCCATAACCGCAATCCGGCCAAAGTCTTTATGGGAGATACCGGCTCCCTTGCCCTGGGCGGGGCCTTAGCCAGTGTCGGCATCTTGGGGAATGTTCTTTTTGGGTTATTTCTTCTGAGTGGCCTATTATTCGCTGAAACCCTCTCCGTGATTCTCCAAGTCAGCTATTATAAAGCGACCAAGAATCCGGATGGCGTCGGCAAACGTTTGTTTAAAATGACACCCCTACATCACCATTTTGAGTTATCAGGATGGTCAGAACTTCAGGTCGTCTCCCGCTTTTACGGAGTCAGTCTCATCCTAGCCCTACTCGCCCTCTGGCTCAACGCCTAATTGAGAGAGCGACCACAAGGGTACGCCCCTACAAGATTCCCCCTCTTGCCTGTTGCCTTTTGCCTCTTGCCGTCTTCCCCCCTCTTGCCTGTTGCCTTTTGCCTCTTGCCGTCTTCCCCCCTCTTGCCTGTTGCCTTTTGCCTCTTGCCGTCTTCTTCCCCCCTCTTGCCTGTTGCCTTTTGCCTCTTGCCGTCTTCCCCCCTCTTGCCTTCTTCTTCCCTGTGCCCACCCCTCACCCCCAGCTTCACTTAGACTTAACCTTACTGGCCCTACAAGCCCTGCTGAACCTATCGAGTGAAGACCTTTGGGCAACCGTGGTAACCTTGGGACTAGAGCGCGACCTGGGCGATCGCCAGACGCTGGAACAGTTGCGCCAGGGACACCCCGCCCTAACCCGAAAACTGCCTCAGCGGCAACAACTGCTGATTCTGAGTCAGCTCATTTGCGCTCTGGCCCAAGAGCATCAGGAGACCATTCGCCGGGCGATCGCCCTGTTAGAACAATATACTCAGCTTGAACGTCCAGCACGAGAAGCCGTCCTCCTGTCTGAGTATTTGCAACGATTTACGCAGGGCTATCTACAACGCTCTCTGGGAACCCTAAAATTAACCCTAGTGGAGTCGTTGGCTCTGAAGTTGTTAGTGGATCTCGTGTTTTATAGTAGTCCCGATGGCGATCGCCATTTGGCATGGGGGTTGGATTTAGGCTCTCCCTAACAAGGGGCCTTGCCCAGCGAGGATAGTCTCTCAACGATTGGATTAACGGAGGTAAGCGATGGCAGAGGGTCACTGGTCTGGACAGATTTGGTCAACGCGGTTAGAACGCTCATATACGCCCCCCACCTGTCGCTTAACAGTGGTGGGACGGCGATCGCTCCTGTCGTCTCGCCAACGACCCCGGTTGTCAAATCTGCGTTTTGAGTTGGTATTAGATGACCCCCGCCTCCCCAACGACGACCAGAAAGTGGTGTCTGGAGATCAGGCGCAACTGTTTCATTTGAGTCAATTGGTGCGCCGGTATGTGCAGGGGTTCCTCAGCCAATCAGCTCAGCACCTAGAGGCCCTGGCCGCTCCTCCCGAGTCGTTTTATGGGGGAGGGGTCAAGCGGCGGGCGATCGCCAAGGGAGCGGGAAGCACCATCGCCGCCCTTTCCCAACCCCGCGCCGCTACCTATATGGAACCCCAGGGCCTGGCGGCTCATAATTTGGTCTTAGGAACCCTAGCGACCCCAGACAGTGGGGCGGTGATTCGTTTGGGAACCCTACAACTGTTTGATGTCCTCTCCGCCTTAGAGAGCTTTCTGGCGGATTGGGAGTCCTGGGTGGGTGTTCATCCCGAGGGCGATGGTCTCCCGGCGTGGCTCAGTCCCTTAGTGGGAGTCGTCGCCACGGGGGGGTTAGTGATGGCCTTAGCTCCCTTGGCAGAGAATCCTCCCTCCCAAGACCCTTCCCCTCCTTCCACAACTTTGGAGAGCTGGGACGCCTTAACGGGGATCTTCGGCCAGACCGTTCTGGGAACCCTCGCAGCCCAATCCCTGGCCCAGCCCGAGACCCTGCCAACTCCTCCCCCGCCGGCGATCGTGGAGTTACCGCCCCTGAGTCGCTCCAGCGCACCGCCCCCAGAGCGCGTCACTCCCTTAGATATCGCCCCCCCCGCTCAAACCTCACTCCCCATATCCCCCCCATCCTCAAGCGAGACTCCAGCCGCGTCTTCTCCTCTCCCGGGCAGCTCCGACCCCCCGGATTTGTTGTTTGAACAACCCCTATCGGGGCCCGAAGCCGCGCCCTGGGTTGATTTCTCTGAGGTTCCCGAACCAGAACCCTTTGCCCCGCTGACACGGCCGGTTCCTGTGGGGGACGATCAAGAAACGGTGTTTGATGGGGTGCCTCAGGTGACGGAGGTGCGCCGCTATTTCCAACAACGCTGGACCCCTCCCGAGGGCTTAAATCAAACGTTGGAATATACCTTGGTCTTAGATGAGTCGGGAACCCTGACCCGAGTCTCCCCCCTCGGCCGTGCAGCGGTTCAGTTCCAAGAGCATAGTCAAATTCCTGAACTGGGGCAATCCCTCGCCTCTCCCCATGACAGCCCCCTACGGTTACGCCTGGTTCTGGGACAAGATGGGGATGTGAAGGTGTTTGGCCAATAAACATAGCCAATAAAAATCCCGATGCTCAGGCTCAGAACATCGGGAGGGTGACTTGGCAGTAGCAATGGACAAACCAGATGGGACATTAACAAAACGTCAAACAAAGACCCAGATAGGGTATTTCAGCGTTTAGCTGTCTAATGTGGATTGTTCATAGCTATCGCAATAAAGCTGGGATTGAGGGTTAGTCTCGTTGAGCTGGCTCACAGACTAAACTATCAATCAGATCTTGGGCGACGGCAATAGGCCCGGCGAGGCGATCGCCAATATCGTTGATGACATTGACCACATCCTGTGCATTCCCCCGCAGTCTAAACCCATCAATATACAAATCTGGGTTGGGATAGTTTTGTAGGAACTGCAACAGAGAAATGCGACCGTCGCCGCTGACGGAATTAATTAAAGCCGCTCGCAGAGATTGA contains these protein-coding regions:
- a CDS encoding cytochrome B6-F complex subunit VI (PetL), which produces MSGVVAYLLMVGGAFALAVVLLLGLRAVKLI
- the aroB gene encoding 3-dehydroquinate synthase; protein product: MTQSVIPVNLPQNAYEIALASDSLDRLGSWIKSLNLGRKLMLVSNPTVFGYYGKRAIASLESTGFEVHHHLFPDGEEHKTLDSVSGLYDAALEVGLERNSTFIALGGGVVGDMTGFAAATWLRGINFIQVPTTLLAMVDASIGGKTGVNHPQGKNLIGAFYQPRLVLIDPMVLGTLPEREFRAGIAEVIKYGVIWDADLFGQLEAAKSLASPSNLSNQLLHEILMRSCQAKAEVVSQDEKEAGLRAILNYGHTIGHAVESLTGYTELLHGEGVAIGMIAASRLAVALKLWSAEDDARQAQVIANAGLPTTIPPAVDIDAILAKLQTDKKVKDGQVRFVLPTSIGHAIVSDRVPPDLIQDTLAGLKKQSVQI
- the malQ gene encoding 4-alpha-glucanotransferase, whose amino-acid sequence is MPFPRASGILLHPTSLPGRFGIGDLGPEAYRFVDFLEGSGQQLWQILPLGPTGYGNSPYMSYSAMAGNPLLLSLELLRDDGLLTDADLEEAPESRGDRVDFDVVDRVKTRLLRKSYKNLRSRASSDQQEDFVIFCKEKAHWLDDYALFISLKTEVFNNASWHEWDEPVAKRDPAALDKWRDELAEEIDFRKYLQYEFFRQWSALKQYANDRRVQMFGDIPFYVAHDSADVWSHREIFCLDEDTGKPSLMAGVPPDYFSETGQLWGNPIYNWEKLLETDLRWWMQRFHAVLDRLDLIRIDHFRGFEAYWAVPGEDTTAMNGEWVEAPGYEFFEKLKAELGELPIVAEDLGIITPEVEALRDKFGFPGMKILHFAFDSGWDNPYLPFNYGSNNFVVYTGTHDNNTTMGWYNSRSEEDNQRVWDYLGCTRGEGFHWDLIRLALSTNANQAVFPLQDLLGLGEEARMNAPSSPQGNWEWRYQAEDLTDELRDRLRFYTMVYGRGPWS
- a CDS encoding NUDIX hydrolase, translating into MPEYRNPAPTVDLLIELSDRPQRPLVLVERLNPPHGWALPGGFVDYGESVETAARREAKEETGLTVELVELFHVYSNPDRDPRKHTLSVVFLATAKGTPQAGDDAKHLQVFGPWEIPQNLCFDHDRILGDYLKYRFHRIRPRLD
- a CDS encoding class I fructose-bisphosphate aldolase — encoded protein: MTTAVRTTHALEQYLGNEAEDLLTHRCRLSSDSLHHPSPHVVDEIFAQSDRNPQVLRSLQQLFSSGRLANTGYLSILPVDQGIEHTAAASFAPNPAYFDPENLVKLAIEGGCNAIATTVGGLGIVSRRYAHRIPFIVKLNHNELLTYPNRYDQIPFAQVEQAWNLGATAVGATIYFGSPESARQIREIGQAFAHAHELGMATILWCYLRHGVFKQDQDYHTAADLTGQANHLGVTLEADIIKQKQPQSNGGFPAVANATGEKYGRTDERVYSELSSEHPIDLTRYQVLNCYAGRIPLINSGGASGDNDFAQAVRTAVINKRAGGAGLISGRKAFQRPLSEGVQLLNAIQDVYLSPEVTLA
- a CDS encoding class I SAM-dependent methyltransferase, whose protein sequence is MASQRIPQALMIGLSDSDSESGGLNYRYAQLSMDSPKEGIDYEGAWDCYAQAWQTIHPELEYIGDEWAGQGAGAAASLAEYETLIETQFIAPYIRSDQVVLEIGVGGGKTSQLLRKYAQRLICADISQKMLDATRARLGSERVEYCKLDGISLEPLAAHSIDVCFCYDTMVHVEPRDIFNYLRQIPRLLKGDRLCVFHHTNVLSDLGWQKFLREIDINLMGKRHGSAFSVMTNEIMEKFLNELNYQVLLKDTTSVPRDCVWICQAPLIER
- a CDS encoding class I SAM-dependent methyltransferase, whose translation is MTASSNPDLVAAIREQILHSREQRLSFADYMAAALYHPQQGYYARGAKLGASGDFVTSSHLSADFGELLAEQFIEIWTFLGCPKHFDLVEMGAGQGILAVDILRYINKNKPEFFQVLTYIIIEKSAVLRQQQQQIQGANLCWKTWDDIAAESLEGCLFSNELVDAFPVHRLKREQGQWRECYVSWDEASGFQETLGPLSTPALATYFEQVGVNAEEFPDGYTTEVNLAALSWLETLARKLKRGYVITIDYGYEAQRYYHPQRSRGTLQCYRQHRHHDDPYSFVGEQDITAHVDFTALQRQGDRCGLDYEGFTPQALFLMALGLGDRLAALGQGNQVATGADIVRVMQRREVLHGLFDPQGLGGFGVLVQSKGLAADRPPLKGLTTPRMS
- a CDS encoding DUF3134 family protein — translated: MNPSLRQLPRHEQAELIPANNETSLLEWLQATGRLIPREEEERSARKEELEELGLIGEEDDGYTDTDTDTDDSDDEDV
- the mraY gene encoding phospho-N-acetylmuramoyl-pentapeptide-transferase, coding for MDTKVSRSDRRPLSGTTLSWGLALLLALGAIALDSYRGNWQTLGDSLTLPWLLTAMASAQIGRWGVPQLRQLKLKQSIRQEGPQAHLQKAGTPTMGGIFFVPLAVAIALIWGYLTPSIAGGGLAALWAVSLLTLAYGFIGWLDDWQVIRRRSNDGISPRTKLSLQIGVAFLFCAWAKLNPDFSTQTTVEFPGGWLLPLGTFFWIVAGFVLTAESNATNLTDGLDGLMAGIGAIAFLALAAMVTPAHPSLGLFCACFSGACLGFLAHNRNPAKVFMGDTGSLALGGALASVGILGNVLFGLFLLSGLLFAETLSVILQVSYYKATKNPDGVGKRLFKMTPLHHHFELSGWSELQVVSRFYGVSLILALLALWLNA
- a CDS encoding DUF3038 domain-containing protein, which translates into the protein MPTPHPQLHLDLTLLALQALLNLSSEDLWATVVTLGLERDLGDRQTLEQLRQGHPALTRKLPQRQQLLILSQLICALAQEHQETIRRAIALLEQYTQLERPAREAVLLSEYLQRFTQGYLQRSLGTLKLTLVESLALKLLVDLVFYSSPDGDRHLAWGLDLGSP
- a CDS encoding DUF4335 domain-containing protein; this translates as MAEGHWSGQIWSTRLERSYTPPTCRLTVVGRRSLLSSRQRPRLSNLRFELVLDDPRLPNDDQKVVSGDQAQLFHLSQLVRRYVQGFLSQSAQHLEALAAPPESFYGGGVKRRAIAKGAGSTIAALSQPRAATYMEPQGLAAHNLVLGTLATPDSGAVIRLGTLQLFDVLSALESFLADWESWVGVHPEGDGLPAWLSPLVGVVATGGLVMALAPLAENPPSQDPSPPSTTLESWDALTGIFGQTVLGTLAAQSLAQPETLPTPPPPAIVELPPLSRSSAPPPERVTPLDIAPPAQTSLPISPPSSSETPAASSPLPGSSDPPDLLFEQPLSGPEAAPWVDFSEVPEPEPFAPLTRPVPVGDDQETVFDGVPQVTEVRRYFQQRWTPPEGLNQTLEYTLVLDESGTLTRVSPLGRAAVQFQEHSQIPELGQSLASPHDSPLRLRLVLGQDGDVKVFGQ